The Alkalihalophilus pseudofirmus nucleotide sequence TAACGGTCACTCTTGCTCAAGAGGTGGCGCCGCTCGGTATAACGGTAAATGCGGTGAACCCCGGACCGACAAATTCGGGATGGATGACAGAGGAAATCAAGCAAGATTTAGCAGCTAAATTTCCTTTCGGTCGAGTGGGAGAGCCAGAAGATGCAGCAAAGGTTATTAAATTTTTAGTAACTGAAGACGCAGCCTGGATGACTGGACAGGTGATTCATTCAGAAGGCGGATTTATACGTTAGGGAGGGTGACTCATACGAAGTCACCTTTTTATTTTAAAAATTTGCCCTAACTTACTCTAATGTAGCAGGAATATGTAAGAGGATGTCGTGTATGACTCGATCATTTCTCGTGTTATGAAAGGGAACTCGTAATGGTCATGATAAGTTAATTAAGAAGAAGGGCGGGTAAGATGAATACTTTTGAAGGCTATAACACACGAACTATCACATCGCTAATTTTCGGAATGCTAGCAATTATATTTCACCACATTTTATTTGTCTTTATCCTTCCTCTTATCGTTATTAGCATCGTGTTTGGAATTGTAGGATTTGTAGATATAAAGAAAAACGGTCACTATGGGGTCATGTTGGGAATCGTTGGGATTTTATGTAGTTTGGTAGGCTTATGGTTTCTCGTACTAGAGTTTATTGAAATGATAAACTCAGTAAAAGAACTTGAAAAGGTTCAGAGGGTGCTAGAGGGATCTTAAATGCAGCTTCGGGTACTCGGTATCTTAAAAGAAAATGGAACTCACAGGTAAAAAGGGAAATTTCTTCTCTATTTTTCGAAGATATGACATAATAAAAAGATGTAATAATAAATAGAAGTTACGTTAATTATAAATAACTGTTTTCTTAAGAGAGGGCCTAAAGGAGAGATAGAATGCACAAGATGCTAGAGTCCTTTATAGAAGCTATACTTCAGGGCGATCAACATAGGGCATGGGTGATTGTTTTAAAAGCAGAGCAAACATATAAAGATAATATACATATATATGAAGACTTGATCACAGCTGCAATGAGAGAGATCGGACGTAGCTGGGAAAGTAATGATCTTACTGTGGCTGATGAACATTTAGCAACATCTACTATAGATTTTATTATGACTTACTATCACTCTAAGAAATCAAAGAATTATCAATCGTCTCAGCATAAAGCGATGTTTTTATGCCCAGCAGGGGAGCACCATGATATAGGAATAACGATGGTTTCTCACTTGTTTGAAGACTTTGGGTGGTCTACTAAACTTCTTGGTCCAAACGTCCCTTGTGCAGATGCTGTTCAGTTTGCGAAACAGTGGAAGCCAGACGTTATCGGTATTTCCATTACACTCACTTACAATCTAGCACAAATCGAGAATTATATTAAAGAATTAAATCAGTCAGGCTTAAAACCTGTTATGATGATTGGCGGGAGATTGGTAACCACCTATCAATTATCCTCTTTTATCACTGAACAAACGCTTCTATTTGATGATGTAGAAGAATTGAAAAGATGGTTACGTCGTCATTCGAAAGGAGCGTGGCAAGGTGTCACAAGTAAAGCATATCATTCTTCCTTATTTTCAGATCGATCCACAGTATGAAGTATTAGCACAATCCGATGAAGCTATCAATGTATTTGGAGCGTGTGAGAATGTATTATTATTAATCGATGAGGAAAGCAAGAACAAATTTAAGCACCATGTGTCACCAGCTGCAAAGCGTCAAGAACTTGAGATTGTAGTAAGAACAAAGGATCTTCCTTTCGTGTTGTTTGATTGTCATATAAAGTGGGAAGAAGGAGTTGGCCATTTAATTTTCATCAAGAAGCTTGAAAAGATTCAACATCTTGAACAATTAGTTTTTGACCATAAAAAGAGACTATCTACTACAAATTTTGAGCTACTTGATAATAAAGAAAAGGTAGAGGTGACGATTCAAGACATTCATCAGCTCTCAGCACCAATGATAAGGATTACCCACTACGCTGGATTAATTCTGTTTTTTGGCGACATGACTCAAACTTTAATAGAAGCAAATGAATGTAAACTGTTAACAAAGGCTTATGAGAAAGAATTTGAAGTGATGTTAATTGATTTCAGTGGAATAGGTACATTATCTACTGAGGGTGTTACAGCTTTAATTAAGATGATTCAACAATTTGAAGTAATGGGTTTAACAGTTACTATTATTGGGGTGAAACCGGAACACGCGATTTATTTTAATACGAATGGGTATCAGGTAGAGGCCTCTTTTCAAAGTAATCTTCATAATGTCATCCATCGTTATTTACACCAATAAGGGTTTCGTTTATATAAAAATAACCTTACCTCCCAAACGGAAATAAGGTTATTCTTGTATTAGTACGTTTTATCACCATTAAAGATAGAGTTTTTTACAACAACATAATCTACGTGACGAATGGCATCTAATTTAGTTCCGCCAGCGTAAGAAATCGATGATTGAAGATCTTGCTCCATCTCAATTAATGTATCCTTCAATGAACCTTTGTGCTCAACAATCATCTTTTTCCCTTCAACATTTTTCTTCTCGCCTTTTTGGAATTCTGAAGCCGATCCAAAATATTCCTTGTAAAGCTTTCCGTCTTTTTCAATCGTTTCGCCAGGTGATTCTTCATGACCTGCAAATAATGAACCAATCATCACCATAGACGCGCCGAACCTGATAGATTTGGCAATATCACCATGCGTACGAATACCGCCATCCGCAATAACAGGTTTGCTTGCAGCTTTGGCACACCAGCGAAGCGCAGCTAACTGCCAGCCTCCTGTACCAAAACCAGTTTTAATCTTCGTGATACATACTTTACCTGGTCCAATGCCAACCTTTGTAGCATCTGCCCCAGCATGCTCAAGCTCTCTAACAGCTTCTGGAGTCCCAACATTACCAGCAATAACAAAGCAATCAGGCAAATGTTGTTTAATATGTTGAATCATTTCAATGA carries:
- a CDS encoding STAS domain-containing protein, encoding MSQVKHIILPYFQIDPQYEVLAQSDEAINVFGACENVLLLIDEESKNKFKHHVSPAAKRQELEIVVRTKDLPFVLFDCHIKWEEGVGHLIFIKKLEKIQHLEQLVFDHKKRLSTTNFELLDNKEKVEVTIQDIHQLSAPMIRITHYAGLILFFGDMTQTLIEANECKLLTKAYEKEFEVMLIDFSGIGTLSTEGVTALIKMIQQFEVMGLTVTIIGVKPEHAIYFNTNGYQVEASFQSNLHNVIHRYLHQ
- the guaC gene encoding GMP reductase, which translates into the protein MENVFDYEDIQLIPAKCVVNSRSECDTTITLGKHTFKMPVVPANMQTIIDETIATFLAKNGYFYIMHRFEPEKRVSFIRDMKSRELISSISVGVKAEEYDFVLQLAEEQLVPDYITIDIAHGHSNAVIEMIQHIKQHLPDCFVIAGNVGTPEAVRELEHAGADATKVGIGPGKVCITKIKTGFGTGGWQLAALRWCAKAASKPVIADGGIRTHGDIAKSIRFGASMVMIGSLFAGHEESPGETIEKDGKLYKEYFGSASEFQKGEKKNVEGKKMIVEHKGSLKDTLIEMEQDLQSSISYAGGTKLDAIRHVDYVVVKNSIFNGDKTY
- a CDS encoding cobalamin B12-binding domain-containing protein; translation: MHKMLESFIEAILQGDQHRAWVIVLKAEQTYKDNIHIYEDLITAAMREIGRSWESNDLTVADEHLATSTIDFIMTYYHSKKSKNYQSSQHKAMFLCPAGEHHDIGITMVSHLFEDFGWSTKLLGPNVPCADAVQFAKQWKPDVIGISITLTYNLAQIENYIKELNQSGLKPVMMIGGRLVTTYQLSSFITEQTLLFDDVEELKRWLRRHSKGAWQGVTSKAYHSSLFSDRSTV